The Onthophagus taurus isolate NC chromosome 2, IU_Otau_3.0, whole genome shotgun sequence genome includes a window with the following:
- the LOC111424912 gene encoding phospholipase A1 member A-like isoform X2 codes for MPVNRNNIKFYGHSSSKAVKIKEIEDFKINETQPIKILIHGWMDNKDSFWFEPTVNEYLKKGNVNVITVDWGKHARGFFTLAVKSVKNVGNHVGDFITELAEKYSLPFEQFHLIGHSLGAHISGFAGKRILALRGAKIGRITALDPAGPLFIGNCPDDRLCSGDANFVDVIHTDGGHLGYEKPIGHADFFPCGGKRPQNGCAKIGGGSHNRAPLYFAESINTTNFVAVNTSNYDEFDCGRYSDNQRAVMGENCQIGIKGDFYLHINKNTPYAKGAI; via the exons ATGC CTGTTAATCGCAacaatattaagttttatggACATTCTTCATCAAAGGCGGTTAAAATAAAGGAaattgaagattttaaaattaatgaaacgcaaccaataaaaattttaatacatggTTGGATGGATAACAAAGATTCGTTTTGGTTCGAACCAACAGTAAatgagtatttaaaaaaaggaaatgtgAATGTAATCACCGTCGATTGGGGTAAACACGCCAGAGGATTTTTTACATTAGCCGTTAAATCAGtaaaaaatgttggaaatCATGTTGGTGATTTTATAACTGAATTGGCCGAAAAATACAGCCTACCGTTCGAACAATTCCATCTTATTGGACATTCTTTAGGAGCTCACATATCAGGATTTGCAG gaAAACGAATTTTAGCACTACGTGGAGCAAAAATCGGTAGAATAACAGCTTTAGATCCTGCAGGACCACTCTTCATAGGAAATTGTCCTGATGATAGATTATGTTCTGGTGATGCCAATTTTGTTGATGTTATTCACACAGACGGAGGCCACTTGGGTTATGAAAAACCAATTGGTCATGCAGATTTCTTTCCATGTGGGGGAAAACGTCCGCAAAATGGTTGTGCCAAAATTG gTGGCGGCAGTCATAATAGAGCCCCATTATATTTCGCCGAAAGCATAAACACAACCAATTTTGTCGCTGTAAACACTTCAAATTACGATGAATTTGACTGTGGGAGATACTCAGATAATCAAAGGGCTGTTATGGGtgaaaattgtcaaattggGATTAAAGGCGATTTTTATTtgcatattaataaaaatacaccaTACGCGAAAGGtgcaatttga
- the LOC111424998 gene encoding retinol dehydrogenase 12-like encodes MLCLVGKTAIITGSNTGIGYMTALDFAKRGCKVILACRSKERAEAAIYNIKKETKNENVIFKHLDLSSFKSIRDFARDFNQTEDRLDILVNNAGGIGFENKFTDDGLLVILQTNHVGPFLLTHLLLDKLKKSGSSRIVNVASKAGHLAGKIDLNDLNKHPKEAKSTFYMYKSTKLCNILFTIELAKRLSGTKVVTNTLHPGAVDTDFLIRFPFLKTFFQFVSKLYFLTPLEGAQTSIYVALSDKLEGVSGRLFDNCREIEMYSNAKNPKIAEKLRIGYMTALDFAKRGCKVTLACRNKEKTEAAIYKIRKETKNENVIFKHLDLSSFKSIRDFARDFCSYLTPFEGVQTSIYVALSDDLEGVSGRLFDNCREVEMYSNAKDPKIAKKLWEMCEKWCGLQENEKI; translated from the exons ATGTTATGTCTTGTTGGTAAAACTGCTATTATTACCGGTTCTAATACAG GAATTGGTTATATGACAGCTTTAGATTTTGCAAAAAGAGGTTGTAAGGTGATATTAGCTTGTAGAAGTAAAGAAAGAGCTGAAGCAGCAATttacaacattaaaaaagaaacgaaaaatgAAAACGTGATCTTCAAACATCTTGATTTATCTTCCTTTAAATCGATAAGAGATTTTGCTCGCGATTTTAATCAAACCGAAGATAGACTGGATATTTTGGTAAATAACGCTGGTGGAATtggttttgaaaataaatttaccgaCGATGGGTTACTAGTAATTTTACAAACGAATCACGTCGGACCGTTTCTTCTTACTCATTTACTTTTggataaattaaagaaatcggGGTCAAGTAGAATTGTAAATGTGGCTTCGAAAGCCGGTCATTTAGCCGGTAAAATCGATTTGAACGACTTAAATAAACACCCAAAAGAAGCTAAATCCACCTTTTATATGTACAAAAGCACGAAATTgtgtaacattttatttacaatcgAATTAGCAAAACGATTGAGTGGTACGAAAGTCGTCACCAACACTTTACATCCAGGAGCTGTtgataccgattttttgataagattTCCATTTTTGAAgacattttttcaatttgtgtccaaattgtatttttta actCCTTTAGAAGGTGCTCAAACATCGATTTATGTTGCGTTATCCGATAAATTGGAAGGTGTCAGTGGAAGATTGTTCGATAATTGTCGTGAAATTGAAATGTATTCGAACGCTAAGAATCCGAAAATAGCTGAAAaactta GAATTGGTTACATGACAGCATTAGATTTTGCAAAAAGAGGTTGTAAAGTAACATTAGCTTGTAgaaataaagagaaaactgAAGCGGcaatttacaaaattcgaaaagaaacaaaaaatgaaaacgtGATCTTCAAACATCTCGATTTATCTTCTTTTAAATCGATAAGAGATTTTGCTCGAGATTTTTGCTCGTATTTG acCCCATTTGAAGGTGTTCAAACATCGATTTATGTTGCATTATCTGATGATTTAGAAGGTGTTAGTGGAAGATTATTTGATAACTGTCGTGAAGTTGAGATGTATTCAAACGCTAAGGATCCGAAAATAGCAAAGAAACTTTGGGAAATGTGTGAAAAATGGTGTGGACTGcaggaaaatgaaaaaatttaa
- the LOC111424912 gene encoding phospholipase A1 member A-like isoform X1 yields the protein MCLNCIFCCNPQAVNRNNIKFYGHSSSKAVKIKEIEDFKINETQPIKILIHGWMDNKDSFWFEPTVNEYLKKGNVNVITVDWGKHARGFFTLAVKSVKNVGNHVGDFITELAEKYSLPFEQFHLIGHSLGAHISGFAGKRILALRGAKIGRITALDPAGPLFIGNCPDDRLCSGDANFVDVIHTDGGHLGYEKPIGHADFFPCGGKRPQNGCAKIGGGSHNRAPLYFAESINTTNFVAVNTSNYDEFDCGRYSDNQRAVMGENCQIGIKGDFYLHINKNTPYAKGAI from the exons atgtgtctaaattgcatattttgttgtaatccacaag CTGTTAATCGCAacaatattaagttttatggACATTCTTCATCAAAGGCGGTTAAAATAAAGGAaattgaagattttaaaattaatgaaacgcaaccaataaaaattttaatacatggTTGGATGGATAACAAAGATTCGTTTTGGTTCGAACCAACAGTAAatgagtatttaaaaaaaggaaatgtgAATGTAATCACCGTCGATTGGGGTAAACACGCCAGAGGATTTTTTACATTAGCCGTTAAATCAGtaaaaaatgttggaaatCATGTTGGTGATTTTATAACTGAATTGGCCGAAAAATACAGCCTACCGTTCGAACAATTCCATCTTATTGGACATTCTTTAGGAGCTCACATATCAGGATTTGCAG gaAAACGAATTTTAGCACTACGTGGAGCAAAAATCGGTAGAATAACAGCTTTAGATCCTGCAGGACCACTCTTCATAGGAAATTGTCCTGATGATAGATTATGTTCTGGTGATGCCAATTTTGTTGATGTTATTCACACAGACGGAGGCCACTTGGGTTATGAAAAACCAATTGGTCATGCAGATTTCTTTCCATGTGGGGGAAAACGTCCGCAAAATGGTTGTGCCAAAATTG gTGGCGGCAGTCATAATAGAGCCCCATTATATTTCGCCGAAAGCATAAACACAACCAATTTTGTCGCTGTAAACACTTCAAATTACGATGAATTTGACTGTGGGAGATACTCAGATAATCAAAGGGCTGTTATGGGtgaaaattgtcaaattggGATTAAAGGCGATTTTTATTtgcatattaataaaaatacaccaTACGCGAAAGGtgcaatttga
- the LOC111425326 gene encoding retinol dehydrogenase 14-like, which translates to MGCCICALFWIILAAVGWKIYLKLRTKKTDSYTCLNGKTAIVTGANTGIGYVTALDFACRGARVILGCRNKEKAEEACEKIKKETGNDNVVYKLLNMTSLQSVRDFAKDINENEDRLDILVNNAGAGGLGNHVTEDGLQITIQVNHLSGFLLTHLLIEKLKKSAPSRIVNVSSIGAKFAKINIDALNMFPQDVGPARADTRLYGVSKLCNIYFTTELAKKLDGSGVTVNALHPGAVLTDIFRRMPKLMKTIVMAFAKPYFKTPEEGARTSIHVATSRSVQHITGQLFDNCQQIELYDSAKDAEIAKKLWTKSEELVKLKREEKIK; encoded by the exons ATGGGTTGCTGTATTTGTGCTCTATTTTGGATAATTTTAGCTGCAGTTGGttggaaaatatatttaaaattacgtACAAAGAAAACCGATAGCTACACTTGTTTAAATGGAAAAACAGCTATAGTAACTGGAGCAAATACAG gTATCGGATATGTAACCGCATTAGATTTTGCATGTAGAGGAGCTAGAGTAATATTGGGatgtagaaataaagaaaaagctgAAGAAGCTtgtgaaaaaattaaaaaagaaaccggAAATGATAATGTTGTTTATAAATTACTAAATATGACGTCTTTGCAATCAGTAAGAGATTTCGCAAAAGATATTAACGAAAACGAGGATCGTTTAGACATTTTAGTAAATAACGCAGGAGCCGGAGGATTAGGAAATCACGTCACTGAGGATGGTTTACAAATTACCATTCAAGTTAATCATTTATCCGGATTTTTACTAACACATTTATTAATAG aaaaactcaAGAAATCAGCACCAAGTAGAATAGTTAATGTGTCATCGATTGGagcaaaatttgcaaaaataaatattgatgcGTTAAATATGTTTCCTCAAGATGTTGGACCAGCTCGAGCCGATACACGACTTTATGGAGTTTCAAAGCTTTGTAACATTTATTTCACGACTGAGTTAGCAAAAAAACTTGATGGTAGTGGAGTTACCGTTAATGCTTTACATCCAGGGGCTGTTTTAACTGATATATTTAGAAGAATGCctaaattaatgaaaactaTAGTTATGGCTTTTGCAAAACCGTACTTTAAA acacCGGAAGAAGGGGCAAGAACATCAATTCATGTAGCAACATCTCGTTCTGTTCAACACATAACGGGTCAACTTTTTGATAATTGTCAACAAATTGAACTGTATGATTCCGCAAAAGACGCAGAAATCGCTAAAAAATTATGGACAAAATCAGAGGAATTAGTTAAACTTAAACGTGaagagaaaattaaataa
- the LOC111425120 gene encoding pancreatic lipase-related protein 2-like, with translation MGYEENGVKFYLYTGNGDKKGTKLLKVKTKNYKINPEYPVKILCHGWMDDKKSYWYQPTIQEYLKRGNVNIITVHWGKFAKGLFGKAVKSVKMVGFSIAMLISDISLKYRIHFEKFHIIGHSLGSHIAGFAGKHIILYHNKTIGRITALDPAGPGYKEKPPEDRLCRSDANFVDVIHTDGGVLGIKEPLGHIDFYPNGGVRKQAGCKTTNMACSHKRAPLYFAESITSKKFIAGYCDSFDDVVDKKYNKKITAIMGEDANPNIVGIYYLETNNTSPYALGELL, from the exons ATgg GTTATGAAGAAAACGGTGTTAAGTTTTATCTTTATACCGGAAATGGGGATAAGAAAGGAACGAAATTGTTAAAGGTAAAAAcgaaaaactataaaataaatccaGAATATCCAGTTAAAATATTGTGTCATGGTTGGATGGatgataaaaaatcatattggtATCAACCAACGATTCAAGAGTATTTAAAACGTGgaaatgttaatattattacagTGCATTGGGGAAAATTCGCGAAAGGGTTGTTTGGTAAAGCTGTGAAATCGGTTAAAATGGTTGGATTCAGCATAGCTATGTTAATCAGtgatatttctttaaaataccgcatacatttcgaaaaatttcatattattgGGCATAGTTTAGGGTCACACATAGCAGGATTTGCAG gaaaacatattattttatatcataataaaaCCATCGGAAGAATAACCGCTTTAGATCCTGCTGGGCCtggttataaagaaaaaccGCCTGAAGATCGATTATGCAGATCAGatgcaaattttgttgatGTCATCCATACTGATGGAGGCGTCTTAGGGATTAAGGAACCATTAGGACATATTGACTTTTATCCTAATGGTGGAGTCAGGAAACAAGCTGGATGTAAAACAACTAACa TGGCGTGCAGTCATAAAAGAGCACCGTTATACTTTGCGGAAAGTATTAcaagtaaaaaattcattgctGGCTATTGCGATAGCTTCGATGATGTCGTTGATAAaaagtacaataaaaaaataactgcaATTATGGGTGAGGACGCTAATCCAAACATCGttggaatttattatttagaaacgAACAATACGTCTCCTTACGCGTTAGGAGAGCTTTTATGA
- the LOC111424924 gene encoding retinol dehydrogenase 14-like: MFIATINLIYFLLLILFFLVTCITWKIYIKLRIKPINSYTCMFKKVVIITGANSGLGFETALELSKRGAKIILACRNATKAQRAVKNIIYQTENKNVFHKHLDLASFSSIRNFVKEIYENEKKIDVLINNAGIGGIDDQLTEDGHLTMIQVNYLGHFLLTNLLIDKLKESPGSRIINLTSNLAKRSDLNLKNFTNYPYFKQNYFARKSMYSNSKLCMIYFTQEISRKLCCHGITVNAVHPGAILTGVWDIPELFKNIIKLIGFYFFKTVEEGSRTIIYLATSQDVKNVTGGLFENCAEIKMYKTARNPNLGIELWELSEKLVNLYKKKIM; the protein is encoded by the exons ATGTTTATAGccacaataaatttaatatatttcttattattaattttatttttccttgtAACTTGTATAACttggaaaatttatataaaacttcGTATAAAACCAATTAATTCTTACACGTGTATGTTTAAAAAAGTGGTTATTATAACAGGGGCTAATTCAG GATTAGGTTTTGAAACAGCTTTAGAATTATCTAAAAGAGgcgcaaaaattattttagcttGTAGAAATGCGACAAAAGCTCAACGAgctgttaaaaatataatatatcaaactgagaataaaaatgtttttcataAACACTTAGATCTAGCATCGTTTAGTTCCATTAGGAATTTCGTGaaagaaatttatgaaaatgagAAGAAAATagacgttttaattaataacgcTGGAATTGGAGGAATTGATGATCAATTAACCGAAGATGGTCATTTAACAATGATCCAAGTTAATTATTTAGGTCATTTCTTATTAACGAATCTTTTAATAG ATAAATTAAAGGAGTCACCTGGAAGtcgaattattaatttaacatctAATTTAGCAAAAAGATCcgatttgaatttaaaaaattttacaaattatccctattttaaacaaaattattttgccAGAAAATCTATGTATTCCAATTCGAAACTTTGCATGATTTATTTCACACAagaaatttcaagaaaattgtGTTGTCATGGTATAACAGTAAATGCAGTTCATCCTGGTGCTATATTAACGGGAGTTTGGGATATTccagaattatttaaaaacataataaaattaataggattttatttctttaaa ACAGTTGAAGAAGGTTCAAGaaccataatttatttagCAACGTCTCAAGATGTTAAAAACGTAACTGGAGGACTTTTCGAAAATTGTgctgaaattaaaatgtataaaactGCTAGAAATCCTAATCTAGGAATAGAATTATGGGAGTTAAGtgaaaaattagttaatttatataaaaagaagataatgtga
- the LOC111424912 gene encoding phospholipase A1 VesT1.02-like isoform X3, whose translation MDNKDSFWFEPTVNEYLKKGNVNVITVDWGKHARGFFTLAVKSVKNVGNHVGDFITELAEKYSLPFEQFHLIGHSLGAHISGFAGKRILALRGAKIGRITALDPAGPLFIGNCPDDRLCSGDANFVDVIHTDGGHLGYEKPIGHADFFPCGGKRPQNGCAKIGGGSHNRAPLYFAESINTTNFVAVNTSNYDEFDCGRYSDNQRAVMGENCQIGIKGDFYLHINKNTPYAKGAI comes from the exons ATGGATAACAAAGATTCGTTTTGGTTCGAACCAACAGTAAatgagtatttaaaaaaaggaaatgtgAATGTAATCACCGTCGATTGGGGTAAACACGCCAGAGGATTTTTTACATTAGCCGTTAAATCAGtaaaaaatgttggaaatCATGTTGGTGATTTTATAACTGAATTGGCCGAAAAATACAGCCTACCGTTCGAACAATTCCATCTTATTGGACATTCTTTAGGAGCTCACATATCAGGATTTGCAG gaAAACGAATTTTAGCACTACGTGGAGCAAAAATCGGTAGAATAACAGCTTTAGATCCTGCAGGACCACTCTTCATAGGAAATTGTCCTGATGATAGATTATGTTCTGGTGATGCCAATTTTGTTGATGTTATTCACACAGACGGAGGCCACTTGGGTTATGAAAAACCAATTGGTCATGCAGATTTCTTTCCATGTGGGGGAAAACGTCCGCAAAATGGTTGTGCCAAAATTG gTGGCGGCAGTCATAATAGAGCCCCATTATATTTCGCCGAAAGCATAAACACAACCAATTTTGTCGCTGTAAACACTTCAAATTACGATGAATTTGACTGTGGGAGATACTCAGATAATCAAAGGGCTGTTATGGGtgaaaattgtcaaattggGATTAAAGGCGATTTTTATTtgcatattaataaaaatacaccaTACGCGAAAGGtgcaatttga